A window of Chanodichthys erythropterus isolate Z2021 chromosome 16, ASM2448905v1, whole genome shotgun sequence genomic DNA:
TATTAAACAGCGTTGTGACATCCAATAAGATGCGTTTCAATTCAACTCATACCTCTCAGATTAAAACCACAAATCACTTGATGATTACACTAGTTTCACCAACTTTACAAACATTTACCATGAATGAACTGTAGTAATTTACCATGGTTTGTGGAAATGTGGAATATTTATATTGAATACCATGTTATAGCcatttatatttcaatatatttattaGGTGGGTAGGggaatatataattaatttctttGTGAAGGTGTGTGTAGTTTTTACCTGTTTAGGCgttttgtataggcctatataacatattataacataatataatttgACGGTGGTAGTGAGTAGCCAAGTATGGTTTTACCTGGTTACCAAGTCTCGCTCTcagaatattttcattttaatctataataaaataaaaataaaatcatttttaccaATAAGACCCCACCCCCAGCCCACCTCAACTTTTTGAACTACTTGAATAGCCCTGCTGTAAACAACAATCCCCAGGCTGttggcgccctctgcaggcatttgttattaTACATAATGCATGTAAGTTGactgtttatattatttatattaaattatgtattttaaaaatgtaaaaaaaaaaaaaaaattttacttGCTTTTGATACTTTATTTGAACCAATAATTACTGCCTCAttcttataatacatgcattATACGTCATTGTAAAGGCTACTGTTCACTCTGTTTATATTACCACAAAATTATCCAattaattttcaaaataaaCCAATTGCCTAATTACCAAAATAAacattagttaaaacatttcaaaatgcaccTCAAGACTTTTCCGGTCATTGAAGATTTCTTAAAAACAGTGTTAAAATACCATTTCAAGAACCCAATATCATGTATTGTCTTACGAGATAAGAGTATCGTcacattatacatttataaaatacagtaaaaactataaaattgtgaaaaatcattctttttaatacattttaaaatgtaatttattttggtgatggcaaagctaattTTTCTGAGATAGAAATCTTGTAACATTACACATtaacaaatgcatttactgtaACTTCTGATCTGTTTTTGATCAGGGTCTTGCTGAATtgaagcatttttttctttcagaaaaataaaaataattatatatacagcCTCACCAGTATGTCTGTTTGAGGATCAGTGCTTTCTCCTCCAGCCACACTCTCCTGTTTTCCGTACTCATTCCTTTCCCTGCATCCAGCACAGCTGGTGGGAACTCTAAaccaaaacaagaaaaacatatTAGCCACATTTCAGCACTGCTAAACTAAATGGACAcctaattaatattaacatgtttaagtgttattcattttttattcatcacAAGAGAGAGTAATCTAATTGCAAATGCCGGATGCCTGCAGGTTCTATCAATGTTCTGATAATGATGTGTGTTAATGCCAGTTTCATTAGGATCATTTTAAACCTTGGCCCGGGGGCGTCAGACACACAGCCTGACTGAGAGCGGCGAGAACGCTCTGCTCAGCCAATCCGATCCGCAGCTTCCCCGCCAATGACCTGTCAATCACACGAGCAACCAATCAAACTAACATATCTCATTTCAGCATTAATATTCATATAAATCTGTCACCATACAGCAGTATAAATCAAAGCCAACGGCACATCATTTAGAATTAGGAAAAATCAACTgtcataaataaattacattcacTGTTACATCATTTTCTGGAATGTACACTCATTTCTGCATGGTTGGTCAGATGAGAAATTTAAATAGTTAAAAGTGAAAGGTGAAATGACGTACCGCACAATGTAACGGGCCTCAGAAAACCGACACGCCACAAACAAGCCTTTAATAATGTCAATCTTCTTATTCATCGCCTGACAGAGAGAGGAAGTTGATTTACATTGAGAACAGAAAATAAACAGATATACATTACATGGACAAAattacactaccgctcaaatgtttggggtcaatgtttttttgtttgtttttttttaaagaaattaatacttttactcagtagggacacattaaattggccaaaagtgacagcaatttttatgtaaaattaatgctgttcttttaaactttctattcgtgaaagaatcctgaacaaaacatatgatttccacaaaaatattgagcctcacaactgttttcaacatgtaCAATAGGGACATGCACAACAACTTATTTCATAAACCTTTAAATGGAAACAGACTAGTCTAAACCCTTATTCAAATCAAGTGAATCATAAATCAGCGCGTTAAGGTAGGCCTATTGTTCTTCGTTACTAGGGCACCCACTTGCGTGTCCTGGTTTGAACGTTTTTCAGGTGTATGAAAAATATCTGTACACATGACtggtgggaaaaaaaataaataaataaaaaataaaaaatcagaagAAAAGCTTGACATTTACTGACAACCACATTATTTAAGTGTATTCTCTTTGTTAGGATGCTGATATAGCAACTGTTCAAGTGTCAAGTAAGCTTCATTCACGTTAATCTGATATAAAATTTCATACTGCATGGTCCCTCATAACCGGTAGATGAAATTATTTTGGTTTCTGCTCCAGATATACTcttttcaaaataatatatataaattttaaaatgtaacattaaCACGACAATAATTTCAACATAgcctttgtaaaaaaataaagcaaaagattaaatgtgcaataaaaaaagaaaaacacaaaaaggaAACGACTAGAATTTCCAAGTCGACGAGCAGCAGCAGTATCATTTAATCGACCAATCAAAAAGCTTCCGTATTTTATAAtcttaagaaatgtttcttgaaatCCAATCATCATAGAATGattaatgaccccaaacttttggacaACACTATATATGGACACCCCCTTCTAATTAAAAGGTTTTGTATGTATAGTGTttatatagattatatatagaatataatGAATGTGTTCCTGTAGCACAACtaaagcatgatgctagcaaCAACAAGACTGTGGATACAAATCCCAGGGAATACATGtactcataaaaatatatataccttgaatacattttaattgttataGTTATTCTCATCTGTACTCACAGAGTTTCCACTCATGTTAGCAATCTCTTTCAGTTTGTTGAAAACACCCCCTGCTGTCAGACTGGCCGGTGTAAACATCATTCTCTGGTTGCTGCGGGAACTCTCAGCAACCAATCCCAGGTCACCTTTCTCCTGAGCCTCTGCCTTGATTTTGTCCAACTGTCGCCCTAGTAACATAAGTCAACAGTACAAGGGTCAGGCAAAGAGAATGGTGAATGGCCTAAAGGAGAACACAAAAATATTCACCAGTTGCTTGAGCGACGGCTTTCATCAGGACAGTATCTCCAACGCCCAGCTCCAGACCCTGATACGCAGGGCCGAGCTGGTTCAGACACAGGTATACACAACATAACAGGTCATCTAAACAAACAACAGAGTATTGAACAGTGAAACAGACATATACTACATTCATCTGTTCATCTATTCATtactttcacaaaaaaaaaaaaaaacaatccctaccttgcaaaaataattaataacataTTTAAACCCCATGAATCAATTACACACACTCACCTGGAGAGAGAAGAATTACAGAGCGCAAAAAGttggaaagagtttcaatgtTTCTCAGCCTAAAAAAGAAAGATTAAAATTTGACAGCTGTACACAACCATTTTCAAACTTGGATGCAAGAGAAAAACACccacacatactgtatatagaGAACAATTCTACACTTCATACCTTCCTGAATCCTCTTCAATCTTTTCAAAGGTGCGAGCGACAGCCAAATATGGCACTCTGAGAAAGGGATAAAGAAAATATACAATGAACTTCCacataaaataatgtcaaactttATTGCCtcacaaaaaaagtattttgcaAATGGATTAAGTTTTCTGTTAATGCTTTGGAAAAAACAAAGTCTATAACTTCAGTTGATTAATCAATTCAGTTTAACTTTCTTGATCTTTTAATGATGATACAGAGTGCTGCAATTGCCTTTTTAAGACACATAAAAgcttaaaagaataaaaatcaCAGGTTggtattactgatgtatttttttGCAGAATAAAACCTTGAAAATAACTTGACAATGAAACTGAATGtgcaaaaatgttacagtaactCAGGTTTTAGGAGTCATTCCTGCAGTACTCTGTTATATAGCTAATAAAAAGCAGGCTATACTTTTGGCCCCTCTTCCAGCAGGCGTGGTCAATGGGATGGTACTGTGCTCTGGAGGGATCATACTGGCTCTGGACTGCAGAATCCACCCCCTTTTCACTGTCAAAAAAATAAAGCTCATTCACATGGGGTCACACACAAAACATCTctaaaacaattatatttttcaagtaaaataatttgttataacatttgaatatttttgGATTTTGACCTTTTCGTCTCTTTCTGTTCAGCAACATCAGCGATTTCtccatctttctttttctctcccgCATTTCGCTCCTCTTTTTCCAGTTTTACAGCTGCCTTTCTGGGTACTACAAGAGATTGAAAGTTAAATAAATAGTtcaactaaaaattaaaatgatcactatttactcacccttaaaaatcatgtgggtgagtaaatgatgacaatgttccttttggggtgaactatacttttaattaaaataagaaTAGGAAAATAAGGCTTACCAAAAAAGCTGCTGATAGGTTTCTTTTTGGCCGATCCCCCCTCATCTTCTGTGCCTTTCTCTTTTTTCACTGCTCTTTCAGGACTGTTATCTTCCTTCTTTTTCTTGTCttctattttttctttctttgcatTCTCTTCATTTATCTTTTTCTCCtgctttttatcatttttatcctTCTGTTTCATCTCATTTTTAGCACTGTCCACAACTTCACTCGTTTTTGCTTCATCCTCTTCTTTCTGTTCATCCACTACAGTCTTTCCGTCTGTGCTCTTCTCTTCCACCTCCATCATTTCATTTTCTAAgttgaagagagaaagagaagaatcAACGAGGAAAGTACTGAGAAAGGATATACTCGTGCAAAGAGATCAGCTAATCTCACCTGTCTGCCCAGGTGAGGCCCCCACTCGTGCTCTCTTACTCTCCTGGCCTCCATCTACTTCCTTCCCTTCGTCCTCTTTCGTCCCCTCTCCATCGCTCCTGCTTTCCAGCTTCCTCTTGGGGAACTGCTTGCGGGCTAGAGAAAGTGAGAAGGTACTGTTATATTTGATACATGAATTTCTAAGGCCTGAAAATGATCAACACAatcaaaacaatacattttaatttcaccTTACTAAGACATATTATTGGAAGATATAGAGTGACAACTGATCTTCATATGCATTTCATGAATGTAGTCTGTCATACTTTTATAAaaatctcattgatttacattacaagctattggaataaaataaaataaaaaagaataaaaacataaaggtaattgtgactttttatctcacaattgtaagtttatatctctGGGGGAAAACATTAATTCTGAGGggggggaaaagtcagaatttgcagCCCTGACTGATCCAGAGGTTTTGGCACCTTGCAAATCTGAGTttagatataaagccagaactaagagatataaagtcagaaatgggAGATACAAAcatgcaattgtgaggaaaaaagttagAAATGAGAGATAAAAATTCCttaaccttttttatttatttttttattcaatggcagaaataagcttcCATAAATAGTAGGGCTGAAACTaatgattattttgataatcgatCAGTTGGCTGATTATTTTTTCGATTaactggataaaaaaaaaaaaaaaaatctctttttttaatTGACAAAAAAACACACCTACCCAATGTACTTCAAACAAATGTGCCAATTTAATGCTATGAAAACATACAGTGCTTAATTTATTATACTACCTGTTATAATAAAAGAaagaacacaaatattttaggaATTATCAAAAAgttcgtagtttttgttatttttggaccaaaatgtattttagatgcttcaacaaattgtgtcacatggactactttgattatgtttttattacctttctggacatggacagtataccgtacatacattttcaatggagggacagaaagctctcggactaaatctaaaatatcttaaactgtgttccgaagatgaacggaggtcttacaggtttggaacgacatgagggtgagtcattaatgacataattttcatttttggatgaactaaccctttaaccaacAGGCAAGATAAATGTTCTGCAGGAACACACAAATTCACTCTGGACACAATCTCCTCTTACTGTCATTTCATTTCTGTAAATAGGCTATAAGAAACGTCTtacatttatattcaattaCATGTTGTTATCCCTTTACAGTTGCTACTCTCATAAAAATACTTGACATGTTGACTTTTAAATCTGAATTGAACTTTAAACAGATATTTCagcaaaatgaatatttttgtgcCGAATAGTAATAGTCTCCCTCTGTCCTGAGTTCCATCTGTCTGACGCGGGTGCGCGCCGGCGCTCATTCAGTAAAGAATTAAGTTTAATGCATAATGCAGACTGTAAGGATGAGCCTTTATGCAAAATGGAAATGCTTGCAtgaatttttaacatttacataTAAAGATATAACCATAAAATGAACGTTTTGCGCTGAGGACGCACACGCATCTGTCAAAGCACCTGACAGGGCAAGCCATTATGCTAATGCATTAGCTTGAATGTAGCTTAAAAATCtagcttaaaataaataattctcaTGTTTTGGACAGCTTTGATCTTGTACCTTTCCCACAGCTGCTCACTCTGCTTCTTTAACTATTTTTAGATGCATTTTTTCCATAGAAATGCGTTATTCAGTGCTGTAATTTGACACGACTGGAAGAAGTTTTCCGTACATGGTGGGCAGACCTGACTAATCGATAATGAGAAGTTGTCGATTATTATCGATTTTATCGAatagttgttgcagccctaataAACAGCATCtacaccaattttttttttttttcctttgggcctctgaataaaaTTTTGCTAGTTTTTTTCCCCTGTGTTCTCACCATTCTCACCATTTCATATTATATGGGACATAAAAGTCTTACATTTCCAAAAACAGTACAAAACAAAGCCCAATGCAACTTCTTTTTTAgattttcttttgtattttttgtctaAAGGTTCAGTAAACagtttgaaaataaacaaataaatgatagATTTCTGACCACTGTTGGCCAATACACATAAAAATGACTGCTAGAGCTGTTTTTTGGAGTATTAAGAAGAATTAAAGAAAGGACAACTGATCATAGCACAAGGAGGAACATGAGAAGAGGACACTAATACAGACCAGTCTTGCGTTTGGGAATGCCTGACGGTGAAGTTGATGTTGGAGTTGCTGGAGTTCCTGGAGTGCCTGAGGAAGCAGGGGTTACCACGGCAACAGAGGCACTCGAAGTGACTGGAGTTTTGGGGGTTATGGGAGTTTTTGGGGTTATGGGAGTTTTTGGAGATACAGGAGTGGAGGCAGCCTTTGCAACATCAGAAATCTGTGCGTTTAGAGTAGAAACACATAGAAACAGAATTGGTAACAACAATACTAACATGTTCGCATGGTTGATGGTCACAATGACTCAATAATTCTTACCTTATCTGGCTTTGCTGTTTGAACTTCACTCTGTTTTGGCACCTGCTCTTTAACCACTGGCTGATCTTCATCATCACTGTCTATGATTACTCGACTGCGTTTATGAACCTTCTTTACTGGCGAATCACTTTCCTGAACGCCATTCTGAATTTTGAGGGGACTTTTCACAGGTCTGAGCAGCaagataagacaaaaacattattaaacattacTATGTACCATTTTAACATTACCTAACCTTACTTGTTTACATATTATTTTTAGACTCCAACGCCATAGTACAGAATCAGCACAAAGACAGTATAAACTTTGTTGGCTGTGTAAACAACTGTTGACAGcattttgaaattaaattagaaaaaataaacttaatttagCATAATGTTTAATTTAGAAAACATTACTAAATGTTACTTACTCGGCCTTTACTTTGGCCTGTCCATCACTCTTCTCCTTGCCTTTCATTGGCTGAAAGAATGACCTGTGGGCGGGAAACAAAGAGATCGCGTATGAAATACAAATGAGCTCACTAAAGTTGATACTGTACGGTAAAATCTTCCctgcattttaaaaaaacaaagctTAAAATAAAACCCGTAATGTCCCTGTGTAAAAAAACGGTCTTGCGTCAAAATCAGACACTGTATTAACGTTACTTCGTTTAATTTTCTGTGGTCATCATCAACATGGATAAAAAGCCAAATGAAGCAGGACACACTCACGCTATGCTTCGCTGCATTGTTGAGGTCTTGCACTGCTGATACTAAGTAAATCCGGAATATATTTCTATTATATAATCGGGTTATTAAAATTTCTGAAGCATCGATTTTTCCTTCCGCGCGCTTAACTCCGTATGATTCGGCGCCAAAGTGACGTCATTCCCACAGACAACAGAAACAACGGCGTTTATTTAGTACCAAAGCATTTTAGTGCCCCCTGTTGGATTGGAGTTATTGGATGCCTCCGTGATTTGTAAGGAAAATTTACTTAGTGTTTACTAAATTCGGTGTATTTATATACTCGTATTGCCACTGAAATAATCTAAATAGAGTTAGTCTGTTGCTAGCTCATTGTTTCCCAGTCTTTTCCTTCTTATGTTCCCCCACAGCCCCATCAAACATAAACAAACTAAGAAATGTGcacctgttaaaaaaaaaatatatatatataggctatatagtaTGTATGTAGTATATTTACTTGCGAATTAATGTTATTGTTTGTgaaattcatttatatttattacattattacagCAACTGTATCAATTATTTCCCTGAATCAAACCCTAACGACATTGCAGTGCCACACTGTTTGTGCTGAAGGcagaaatgtgatttatttaaatacatttatttattttattttttaatgaattgtaatttattctAATCACTATTTTGTGTGTCTTTgaaatacatacacacacatgtatacaGAAAGTGAGGATTTTCAGCGGTTTCTGATAAGAAAagtgggtaacactttacaataacagtacatgaataaccatgaactaatacctgagttaatagttacttcaccatgaactcaagattagttaagatatgaactaatgaagagtgatccttaactacgacaggagtcatagggattcatgcatgaaaacagaagccttaactacgcgttaatacatgtttgataattaatgcattaattaacatttagggtaaactaaatcaaacagtctctataagaaggaataatacatatttggactttgaaataaatttaaacaatttattattgtcagaatttaaactactgacatcagcagcttcattataaacattactgaaaggcacaggattagtttgtaattattttcactgaccctccttatcaaacatataaaatactaaatacactatttaaATACActatcttaaaaggtcttaatctgtttagtgatattctttcctatcaaactaaactactgtgactttcatcagttcctgaggaatcggttcccaaaaaaataaccaaacaggaaacatgaactaaggtcagggagcatttgctgggatcagattcagaagttcactctccatccagacgcaggccgtgatcatactgtacctccattctctgactttttgaaaagtcaaacaacatcacttaactgggctgaatacttatatagttgtgttagtaaaagtgtatttgatagtaagttaatgataatcatgagctgaatttggtaagtagttaacagtgaattaattatgattgtgccccctcaagtaaagtcatgacataagtatacattaacaaaccattagttgatgttagtatatggttagttaataatgagttaattatgattgtgccccctcaagtaaagtcatgacatgatgcacatatcacacatcattaactaatatatgaataaatactatagagtgccatccttattcctttacacccaggtacaaaaaaactaaaataaaaagtatttgtattttatttttatttacataattaaacatatatggacttgaaagcaagccataaacatacctgtaaagacacacataaggcacatttacatgtaaaatagcgCGCGTCCATAAGgtaatgctaatcaaagcatatacatttaaacgacagaaatacaaatacagttaataactgcacataacctcctgaaaaccccaataaaacatacatgtaaatatgtctttaattattaattcggcttaccaaagcagtcaacatttattagtttaaaatgccagcaacacaacaaacgcgccaagagaacacctagcgtgcgccactaatgagtATCCCACCAGAAACAAACCCTtcatactttagttccgggaataaactaggcctatgactatttagctatgactaaatgtaaatgaactataaaaatcagaaaacagtttagatcaaattaaatttattagtggtagttagtctattttccacatttgattagacagatctatgtaattaatggctaaataatcatgtgccattgaaattatttgtcacaaagctgcagatggcagattctgatattacagtgtaaattatgacagtattaaatcacgtttaattcaaattcagagtacaggctgatttatttagtttacccctaaatgttaattaatgcattaattatcaaatatgtattaacgcgtagttaaggctgctgttttcatgcatgaatccttatgactcctgtcgtagttaaggatcactcttcattagttcatatcttaactaatcatgagttcatgttgaagtaactattaatttaggtattagttcatggttattcatgtactgttattgtaaagtgttaccgaaaagtGTTTTTATAATGAATGTCTTATCTGAACAGAGCTGATCACATTGTAATTTGATGATCCTCAAGTCCATAGTGTCTGAAATACACAGAGATTGATTGATATTcttgatatttattattatatcaatATATAGCCTATAGATTGTCTGTTATTTTTTCAGAGTTCAGTAGTGAATTAGATTTTAcatgaatgtttttgtggaGTTACAGTAATGACGTACAGTTGTCTCCCTCCCTGTTCTGTCTAAAGCTTggtgtggcgaggggggcgtggtttagcggggtctGCAACAGGAGGGAGTGTTTGGGGATGTGtggtgattgaacgggttgaatgtaaatcactaaaacctgtttctcgttccagtaattggcgtggagataaaacggataaaacgccaggagaagcaggagcgtgtgagagagagagggactgctgacagaCCGACTGAGTGAGCTGTGCTCGTTGtatggagtgaagcccgtccttggatgtggaattattgagtgtgcgttgcaccgtctttttgtttatgtgtttgcTATTTTCCTCTGGTGAGAATAAAGTCTGTCAGCAGCCCAAAGCTgatccctgtcctcttccttcccattaCACAAGAACCTCCGTTACACTGgcgccgaaacccgggaaggaagacggAAGCCGCCGCCATG
This region includes:
- the lig1 gene encoding DNA ligase 1, producing MQRSIASFFQPMKGKEKSDGQAKVKAEPVKSPLKIQNGVQESDSPVKKVHKRSRVIIDSDDEDQPVVKEQVPKQSEVQTAKPDKISDVAKAASTPVSPKTPITPKTPITPKTPVTSSASVAVVTPASSGTPGTPATPTSTSPSGIPKRKTARKQFPKRKLESRSDGEGTKEDEGKEVDGGQESKRARVGASPGQTENEMMEVEEKSTDGKTVVDEQKEEDEAKTSEVVDSAKNEMKQKDKNDKKQEKKINEENAKKEKIEDKKKKEDNSPERAVKKEKGTEDEGGSAKKKPISSFFVPRKAAVKLEKEERNAGEKKKDGEIADVAEQKETKSEKGVDSAVQSQYDPSRAQYHPIDHACWKRGQKVPYLAVARTFEKIEEDSGRLRNIETLSNFLRSVILLSPDDLLCCVYLCLNQLGPAYQGLELGVGDTVLMKAVAQATGRQLDKIKAEAQEKGDLGLVAESSRSNQRMMFTPASLTAGGVFNKLKEIANMSGNSAMNKKIDIIKGLFVACRFSEARYIVRSLAGKLRIGLAEQSVLAALSQAVCLTPPGQEFPPAVLDAGKGMSTENRRVWLEEKALILKQTYCEMPNYDAIIPVLLKEGIDELPNHCKLTPGVPLRPMLAHPTKGVGEVMKRFDEASFTCEYKYDGERAQIHILENGEVRVFSRNQEDNTSKYPDIISRIPQVKKESVRSCVLDSEAVAWDREKKQIQPFQVLTTRKRKDVDASEIKVQVCVYAFDLLYLNGKSLVREPLSKRRALLRESFEEKEGEFVFARSLDADNTEAIAEFLEQSVRDSCEGLMVKTLEKHATYEIAKRSHNWLKLKKDYLEGVGDTVDLCVIGAYLGKGKRAGSYGGFLLACYDEENEEFQSVCKIGTGFKDEDLEQHYNFLKEHILPKPRPYYRVDQSAEPDVWLEAVQVWEVKCADLSLSPIYKAAMGLVDPEKGISLRFPRFLRIRDDKKPEDATTGSQIADLYKKQQQIQNQGEKPDLEDYY